The proteins below come from a single Edaphobacter acidisoli genomic window:
- a CDS encoding ROK family protein, with amino-acid sequence MQRFLFTRKQTASNKTPRWINRNLLFNLIRTRQSVSRADLARLSGLQRSTVSLIVEELIADRWILEGATGRLPRGRRPTMIQLNDQRAVIALDIHPSQTTVAVADLGGKIVAQSVISLPHGAKEALPAIIAGIKKMIAAHKEKSFDGIGICLPGRADLHLKKLIFAPNLNWPVMGIKSRIERATNLRVEMDNVANACALSEVWFGDSDGTHDLVVVNVAEGIGTGIFANGQLLRGDNGMAGEFGHVQIDPDGPLCGCGNHGCWETLASNRAALRYYGDLASSQPKATFDQLLRLSQAGDQVANEALSKMAVQLGRGIRMISSALAPNEIIVVGDVTAAWHTLGPVVEAELKKNSLRAKLPHLRPAYDGNAARLRSAVALVLSESSV; translated from the coding sequence ATGCAACGTTTTCTCTTTACGCGCAAGCAGACCGCCTCGAACAAGACGCCACGCTGGATTAATCGCAACCTGCTCTTTAATCTCATCCGTACGCGCCAGTCTGTCTCGCGCGCCGATCTCGCGCGCCTTTCAGGGTTGCAACGTAGCACGGTCTCACTCATCGTTGAAGAACTGATCGCTGACCGCTGGATCCTCGAGGGTGCAACCGGGCGCTTGCCGCGCGGACGCCGCCCCACCATGATTCAGCTGAACGATCAGCGGGCTGTCATTGCGCTCGACATCCATCCTTCACAGACAACTGTGGCTGTAGCTGACTTGGGTGGGAAGATCGTTGCTCAGAGTGTCATCTCGCTCCCACACGGCGCGAAGGAAGCGTTGCCGGCGATTATCGCGGGGATTAAGAAGATGATCGCCGCACACAAGGAGAAATCATTCGACGGCATCGGCATCTGCCTTCCCGGCCGTGCTGACCTCCACCTTAAGAAGCTCATCTTCGCGCCAAATCTGAACTGGCCAGTCATGGGTATCAAATCGCGCATCGAGCGTGCTACTAATCTGCGCGTTGAGATGGACAACGTGGCCAATGCCTGCGCGCTCTCTGAAGTCTGGTTCGGCGACAGCGATGGCACGCATGACCTTGTCGTGGTCAATGTTGCTGAAGGCATCGGTACCGGAATCTTCGCCAATGGTCAATTGCTGCGTGGAGACAATGGCATGGCAGGTGAGTTCGGCCATGTGCAGATTGATCCTGACGGGCCCCTCTGCGGTTGTGGCAACCATGGCTGCTGGGAGACGCTCGCCTCGAACCGCGCGGCGCTGCGTTATTACGGAGACCTCGCATCTTCGCAGCCAAAGGCTACCTTCGATCAGCTTCTCCGTCTTTCCCAGGCTGGCGACCAGGTTGCGAACGAGGCCCTCTCGAAGATGGCGGTTCAGCTTGGGCGTGGAATCCGCATGATCTCCTCTGCTCTTGCGCCAAACGAGATTATCGTTGTCGGAGACGTCACCGCGGCTTGGCACACGCTTGGCCCCGTCGTTGAAGCTGAGCTCAAGAAAAACTCACTCCGTGCCAAGCTGCCGCATTTGCGTCCTGCGTACGATGGCAACGCAGCGCGACTGCGTAGCGCGGTGGCGCTGGTACTGAGCGAGAGTTCCGTATAG
- a CDS encoding sugar phosphate isomerase/epimerase family protein: MQEFSRRSFLAGAGMTAAACAARPLFGMAAASGSPFKVSVITDEISQDFDHACSVASKEFGLGWVELRGMWKKSLHELSDSELGQVESILAKYDLRVTDMASPVFKTDWPGAPKRHPDKSQDFGSNETFKQQSELLAKYIDLAKRFKTNKVRCFDFWRLENVAPYRAGINAKLAEAAATCGKQGTLLVLENEFECNTATAREAADTLAGVPSPYFGMNWDPGNAVMRGELDAFPAGWNLLPKKRIFHCHVKSAMKDASGKMVWAPVGKGYVDWTAQFRALKQIGYHQAVSLETHWRGAGTPEASTRISFAGMKQALEASGTW, translated from the coding sequence ATGCAAGAGTTTTCCAGACGTAGTTTTCTTGCCGGGGCCGGAATGACGGCCGCGGCGTGCGCGGCGCGACCGCTCTTTGGTATGGCCGCAGCCTCGGGGTCACCTTTTAAAGTCTCTGTCATCACTGACGAGATCTCGCAGGACTTCGATCATGCCTGTTCAGTCGCATCGAAGGAGTTCGGCCTAGGCTGGGTCGAACTACGCGGCATGTGGAAGAAGAGCCTGCATGAGCTGAGCGACTCGGAGCTTGGCCAGGTAGAGTCGATCCTGGCGAAGTACGATCTGCGTGTGACCGATATGGCCAGCCCAGTGTTCAAGACTGATTGGCCAGGCGCGCCGAAGCGCCATCCGGACAAGAGCCAGGACTTCGGTTCGAACGAGACATTCAAGCAGCAGAGCGAACTGCTCGCGAAATACATCGATCTAGCCAAGCGTTTCAAGACGAATAAGGTTCGGTGCTTCGACTTCTGGCGACTAGAGAACGTCGCCCCCTATCGCGCGGGGATTAACGCCAAGCTGGCTGAGGCTGCGGCCACCTGCGGCAAGCAGGGCACTCTGCTGGTGCTCGAGAATGAGTTCGAATGCAACACGGCTACTGCGCGCGAAGCTGCCGATACGCTCGCTGGCGTACCCTCGCCTTATTTCGGCATGAACTGGGACCCTGGCAATGCCGTCATGCGTGGAGAACTTGACGCCTTTCCTGCTGGCTGGAACTTGCTGCCGAAGAAGCGCATCTTCCACTGTCACGTAAAGAGCGCCATGAAGGATGCCTCCGGCAAGATGGTTTGGGCGCCCGTAGGCAAGGGATACGTAGACTGGACAGCACAGTTCCGCGCGCTCAAGCAGATTGGCTATCACCAGGCCGTCAGCTTGGAGACGCATTGGCGTGGCGCTGGCACTCCTGAGGCGAGCACCCGCATCAGTTTTGCGGGCATGAAGCAAGCGCTTGAAGCCTCCGGTACTTGGTAA
- a CDS encoding TIM barrel protein, which yields MSHSISRRTVLRGGAMLGAAALVSKPASAFAAPPRPMPDSPIRLGIASYTFRKFDQAHLIDFMHQLKTPYLNLKDVHLPMKPLDQVAPRAAEYRAAGFKLTAAGTITFNKDDDDDMRAKFEYVKAAGIPLIVGAPTHEVLPRLEKFIKQYNIRVGIHNHGPEDKNFPSPFDVLAAVKNMDPRIGCCIDVGHTMRTGTDPVEAIRKAGPRLFDIHMKDLAQARVKESQVAVGEGLMPVRDIFRTLIDIRYPGQVDLEYEIHEDDPMPGVVESFAYMRGVLAGMGYKA from the coding sequence ATGAGCCATTCCATCTCCCGGCGCACTGTCCTGCGCGGCGGTGCCATGCTGGGCGCCGCCGCACTTGTCTCCAAACCTGCAAGCGCGTTCGCAGCGCCCCCGCGCCCGATGCCAGACTCCCCTATCCGGCTGGGGATTGCCAGCTACACCTTCAGGAAATTTGACCAGGCTCACCTGATCGACTTCATGCATCAACTGAAGACGCCCTACTTGAACCTGAAAGACGTTCACCTGCCCATGAAGCCGCTCGACCAAGTTGCCCCGCGCGCTGCAGAATATCGCGCAGCTGGATTTAAGCTGACCGCCGCAGGCACCATCACGTTCAACAAGGACGATGATGACGACATGCGAGCAAAGTTCGAATACGTCAAAGCTGCTGGCATTCCTCTGATCGTCGGCGCACCGACACACGAAGTACTACCGCGCCTCGAGAAGTTCATCAAGCAATACAACATTCGCGTCGGCATCCATAATCACGGCCCTGAAGACAAGAACTTTCCTTCGCCATTCGACGTACTGGCCGCCGTCAAGAACATGGACCCGCGCATTGGCTGCTGCATTGACGTGGGCCATACGATGCGAACGGGAACCGATCCGGTGGAGGCCATCCGCAAGGCGGGCCCGCGCCTGTTCGACATTCACATGAAGGACTTGGCTCAGGCTCGGGTGAAGGAAAGCCAGGTAGCCGTAGGTGAGGGCTTAATGCCTGTGCGCGATATCTTCCGCACACTCATCGATATACGCTATCCCGGACAGGTGGATCTGGAGTATGAAATTCACGAAGACGACCCCATGCCGGGCGTCGTTGAGAGCTTCGCATACATGCGTGGAGTGTTGGCCGGAATGGGTTATAAAGCCTGA
- a CDS encoding RNA polymerase sigma factor → MSKWRMDKAETEAIRQILTGNRDAYRVLMERNFHSVYRIAFRITGNEADAEEVAQEAFLRAYNKLPSFRQDSAFSTWITRIAMNTAINLVERRNRDLSYHAPRIADEPSTDGGTVTVAATNAHSPESVLLDGEAASLRRAALDTLTPMERTAFTLRHMEDMPISEIAAALNVPANSAKQAVFRAVGKLRRSLAPLAGGVQ, encoded by the coding sequence TTGTCTAAGTGGCGAATGGACAAAGCGGAGACAGAGGCGATCCGACAGATACTGACCGGCAATCGGGACGCCTACCGTGTCCTGATGGAACGGAACTTTCACTCCGTCTATCGCATCGCCTTTCGCATCACCGGCAATGAGGCCGACGCCGAGGAGGTTGCGCAAGAAGCATTCCTCCGCGCTTACAACAAACTTCCGAGCTTCCGACAAGACTCAGCCTTCTCTACCTGGATTACGCGCATCGCCATGAATACCGCCATCAATCTCGTCGAACGCCGCAACCGTGACCTGAGCTACCACGCACCGCGTATCGCTGACGAGCCCTCAACAGACGGAGGCACAGTGACCGTCGCCGCGACAAACGCGCACAGTCCGGAGAGTGTGCTGCTCGACGGCGAGGCTGCCAGCTTGCGACGTGCGGCGCTCGATACGCTGACGCCCATGGAGCGCACCGCATTCACACTTCGCCACATGGAGGATATGCCTATCTCCGAGATCGCCGCCGCGCTGAATGTGCCGGCAAACTCTGCCAAACAAGCCGTGTTTCGGGCCGTCGGCAAACTTCGCCGGTCACTTGCCCCACTTGCAGGAGGCGTGCAATGA
- a CDS encoding HEAT repeat domain-containing protein, with protein MNTFFRTVLLSPALLLTLAVASPTHALAAPSASSDADYAAGTRAMNQQRWSDAIADFDKVINAHGRRADAALYWKAYSLNRLGNRQIAIGTCDQLLAQFPDSHWNRDCKALALDMHVQVNIPDIHVDPDIQVNPNVNVTPEFHFQMHSGHDDPNEDIKMLALNSLLRQDPAKALPILRNILADNKSSLGMKHRAIFILAQNKSPEAQSILHDAVIGKMDPGLQREAIQSMAVFEGKSANNTLAEVYRTTSDPEVKRAVINAFFITQDAPRMVELARSEKNLDMKRDIVSRLALMHDKAATDYMLELLSK; from the coding sequence ATGAACACATTTTTCCGAACCGTACTTCTCTCTCCGGCCCTGCTTCTTACGCTCGCCGTCGCGTCGCCCACGCATGCCCTTGCCGCTCCCAGCGCAAGCAGCGATGCCGACTACGCTGCCGGCACCCGCGCCATGAACCAGCAGCGATGGAGCGACGCCATCGCCGACTTCGACAAGGTCATCAATGCACACGGCAGACGTGCTGACGCAGCCCTCTACTGGAAGGCATACTCGCTCAACAGGCTGGGCAATCGACAGATCGCTATTGGTACCTGCGACCAGCTCCTTGCACAGTTTCCAGACAGCCACTGGAACCGCGACTGCAAGGCGCTCGCGCTTGATATGCACGTCCAGGTGAACATTCCCGACATCCACGTCGATCCAGATATTCAGGTCAACCCCAATGTCAACGTCACACCGGAGTTTCATTTTCAAATGCACTCCGGCCACGATGATCCGAACGAAGACATCAAGATGCTCGCGCTGAATTCGCTGCTTCGCCAAGACCCCGCCAAGGCCTTGCCCATCCTGCGTAACATCCTTGCCGACAACAAGTCCTCGCTCGGGATGAAGCACCGCGCCATCTTCATCCTCGCGCAAAACAAATCGCCCGAAGCCCAATCCATCCTCCACGACGCCGTGATCGGCAAGATGGACCCGGGCCTTCAACGCGAAGCCATACAGTCCATGGCCGTCTTCGAGGGCAAGAGCGCGAACAATACCCTGGCCGAGGTCTACCGCACCACATCCGACCCCGAGGTCAAGCGCGCTGTCATCAACGCCTTCTTCATCACGCAGGATGCGCCACGGATGGTTGAGCTTGCCCGCAGCGAGAAGAACCTCGACATGAAGCGCGATATCGTCAGCCGGCTCGCCCTGATGCATGACAAGGCCGCGACTGACTACATGCTGGAACTGCTGAGCAAGTAA
- a CDS encoding HEAT repeat domain-containing protein, which translates to MRILTTAVVIAALAVAPAIHAQQPEVLHAQVSTQSAGNLASTIDSLEHQTGPLWIGYAVPTTQKFSAGWGNDQVAYLENDHNSGRQSTGDEAKQTFDHTNILFRIEAGAITKLRFESPNRQLDAGGLRFVWLTNANPNESVQLLNTLASAKTESHLRDSAIFAISIHAAPSATTTLIELASPGNDLRLREKSAFWLANQRGHDGLSAIEHLSRTDADPEFREKLAFDLTLSKEPEALTELIRMAHEDASPDVRKRAQFWMAAKGGKLVTANLTDAAENDPNEQVRRSAVFALSRLPAPDAVTQLIHVAETNKDPIVRRQAVFWLGQSQDPRALDYLTHLLKQ; encoded by the coding sequence ATGCGCATCCTCACCACTGCTGTTGTCATCGCCGCCCTCGCTGTCGCGCCTGCGATCCACGCGCAGCAGCCAGAAGTCCTCCACGCCCAGGTCAGCACACAGTCTGCGGGCAATCTTGCCAGCACCATCGATTCACTCGAACATCAAACCGGCCCGCTATGGATTGGCTATGCTGTGCCCACCACGCAGAAATTCTCCGCAGGCTGGGGTAACGACCAGGTCGCATACCTTGAAAACGACCACAACTCCGGACGACAATCCACCGGAGACGAGGCGAAGCAGACCTTCGACCACACCAATATCCTCTTTCGCATAGAGGCCGGTGCTATCACGAAACTTCGCTTTGAATCGCCCAACCGCCAGCTCGACGCAGGCGGACTCCGCTTCGTCTGGCTGACGAACGCAAATCCCAATGAGAGCGTTCAACTGCTCAACACGTTGGCGAGTGCAAAGACCGAGTCACATCTTCGTGACAGCGCGATCTTCGCCATTTCTATCCATGCCGCACCTTCGGCGACAACGACGCTGATCGAGCTTGCCAGTCCAGGAAACGATCTACGGCTACGCGAAAAGTCAGCGTTTTGGCTCGCTAATCAACGCGGTCACGATGGACTGTCTGCCATTGAGCATCTCTCTCGTACCGACGCCGATCCCGAGTTCCGAGAAAAGCTTGCCTTTGATCTCACCCTTTCCAAAGAGCCCGAGGCCCTGACCGAGCTGATTCGCATGGCGCACGAAGACGCTTCGCCCGATGTCCGCAAAAGAGCCCAGTTCTGGATGGCTGCTAAGGGAGGTAAACTTGTCACGGCTAACCTAACGGACGCAGCTGAAAATGATCCAAATGAACAGGTGCGACGCTCAGCCGTATTCGCTCTCTCCCGCCTGCCCGCACCCGATGCCGTCACGCAGCTCATTCATGTAGCCGAAACGAACAAAGACCCGATTGTGCGCCGGCAAGCCGTCTTCTGGCTGGGGCAGTCGCAGGACCCGCGGGCTCTCGATTATCTGACCCACCTACTGAAACAATAA
- a CDS encoding glycoside hydrolase family 28 protein translates to MLRSMGWIFVSLTVGLCWGQDTRVVTEPKIPASCTELAAHLKSVDSNIVLADESKLDTERIQAAVDSCKPGMAVELKAAGGNDAFLTGPLEMRTGVTLLIDKGVTLYGSRDPKVYEWQGSGVAPGLCGTIAPVIPAVFPAPQKPAPLRGGCRPLISIMNAKNVGIMGDGVIDGRGYAQLIGKDYSWWQMARKAEPKNQRYFTPRMIVASHADGLVLYRITLHNSTNYHVSVNGTDGFTAWGVHLETPTTRGMDARNTDGIDPGSSTNITITHSWIDNGDDNIAIKTGVTHMSVIDNHFYNGHGMSIGSETFTGDSYILVDRLTEDHTTSGIRIKSNVTRGGLVHDLVYQNICMRGVKNPIAISPYYTNQTTEGFEDPHYTGNRIPDYKAITLRNIEDTTSGDVLIAGIDDAHRTEITLDGVKVNGIRPDQVHGRFATVTVGSGGTNLDFSKTEIKVVPSDGSNGADTLSGCTDKFVPMQ, encoded by the coding sequence ATGTTGCGTTCGATGGGGTGGATTTTTGTCTCTCTAACAGTGGGTTTGTGTTGGGGACAGGATACGCGTGTGGTGACGGAGCCGAAGATTCCAGCATCCTGTACGGAACTCGCCGCGCATTTGAAGTCTGTGGACAGCAATATCGTTCTAGCGGATGAGAGCAAGCTCGATACAGAGCGCATTCAGGCCGCAGTGGACTCCTGCAAGCCAGGAATGGCTGTCGAATTGAAGGCTGCAGGAGGCAACGATGCGTTCCTGACCGGGCCCCTCGAGATGCGTACCGGCGTTACACTCCTGATCGACAAGGGCGTCACGCTATACGGTTCGCGCGACCCAAAGGTGTATGAGTGGCAAGGTTCAGGTGTCGCTCCTGGTTTGTGTGGGACCATTGCACCTGTCATTCCAGCGGTCTTTCCTGCGCCGCAGAAACCTGCTCCGTTGCGCGGAGGGTGCAGGCCTCTCATCAGCATCATGAATGCGAAGAATGTTGGCATCATGGGCGACGGCGTTATCGATGGCCGTGGCTACGCGCAGCTTATCGGCAAGGACTATAGCTGGTGGCAGATGGCGCGCAAGGCCGAGCCGAAGAACCAGCGCTACTTCACTCCGCGCATGATCGTCGCCAGCCACGCCGATGGGCTGGTGCTCTATCGGATTACGCTGCACAACTCGACCAACTACCACGTCAGCGTGAATGGCACGGATGGCTTCACGGCATGGGGAGTGCATCTCGAAACGCCGACCACGCGCGGCATGGACGCGCGCAATACCGACGGCATCGACCCTGGCTCCTCGACCAACATCACCATCACACATAGCTGGATCGACAACGGCGACGACAACATCGCCATCAAGACCGGCGTCACCCACATGAGCGTGATCGACAATCACTTCTACAACGGACACGGCATGTCGATCGGCAGCGAGACATTCACCGGCGACAGCTACATTCTGGTAGACCGGCTGACCGAAGACCATACCACCAGCGGCATCCGCATCAAGAGCAACGTCACGCGCGGCGGACTGGTGCACGATCTGGTCTATCAGAACATCTGCATGCGCGGGGTGAAGAACCCCATCGCCATCAGTCCCTACTACACAAACCAGACGACGGAGGGGTTTGAGGATCCGCATTACACGGGCAACCGCATCCCCGACTACAAGGCGATCACTCTTCGGAACATCGAGGATACGACGTCTGGGGACGTGCTGATTGCCGGTATCGATGATGCGCATCGGACCGAGATCACCCTTGACGGTGTTAAGGTGAATGGCATCAGGCCTGATCAGGTGCATGGCCGATTTGCCACAGTTACAGTGGGGTCGGGAGGAACAAACCTCGATTTCAGCAAGACAGAGATCAAGGTTGTTCCGTCTGACGGAAGCAATGGCGCGGACACGCTATCAGGCTGTACAGACAAGTTCGTTCCGATGCAGTAG
- a CDS encoding DUF6599 family protein, translating to MQASSDAPLLAEDGIQRSERAVYHSSSNTTESVSVTAYQFVDATGAHAAFSYFLRPGRQYRGPKIGDETGDGYLFRSGATVVSADSKISAVATDAMLQDLSQRLPKIGGSKGLAPLLPTYLPAKGLRTETVKYAVGPIGYKAMGGVLPPEIVGFDKAAEAVMGSYEGEGTLTLLMYPTPQIAGIHGKLIEVEMNHEGRAAGTVRLRRDGPLLMLTTGPWRLVDAQKMVEGIHLREVMTWNRPLPPDFHTEVTKTYSLLTSIAIFCGMGALAAIVLGLFFGAGRAAIRVLQGKPAASEPEFLRIDLSGSSTKLRTGSPGTEPPS from the coding sequence GTGCAAGCGAGCTCAGACGCTCCTCTGTTGGCCGAAGACGGCATTCAGCGCAGTGAACGCGCGGTCTATCATTCGTCATCGAACACAACCGAATCCGTCTCTGTCACTGCCTACCAGTTTGTAGATGCAACGGGCGCGCATGCGGCTTTCAGTTACTTCCTGCGTCCCGGGCGGCAGTATCGAGGACCGAAGATCGGCGATGAGACAGGTGATGGCTATCTCTTTCGCAGTGGCGCAACGGTAGTCTCGGCTGACTCAAAGATCAGCGCGGTTGCTACAGATGCCATGCTCCAAGATCTGTCGCAGCGGTTGCCGAAGATCGGCGGATCGAAGGGCTTGGCGCCACTCCTTCCTACATATCTTCCTGCTAAGGGTCTCAGAACCGAAACTGTGAAGTACGCGGTGGGGCCTATTGGTTACAAGGCAATGGGTGGTGTGCTTCCCCCTGAGATCGTCGGTTTCGACAAAGCAGCCGAGGCTGTGATGGGAAGCTATGAGGGTGAAGGCACGCTGACTTTGCTGATGTACCCGACACCGCAGATCGCCGGTATCCATGGCAAGTTGATCGAGGTGGAGATGAACCATGAAGGTCGCGCTGCAGGAACCGTGCGACTTCGTCGCGATGGGCCGTTGCTGATGCTTACAACTGGACCGTGGAGGCTTGTCGACGCGCAAAAGATGGTGGAAGGCATCCATCTGCGCGAGGTGATGACCTGGAACAGACCTTTGCCACCCGACTTTCATACCGAAGTCACGAAGACATATAGTCTCCTGACAAGCATCGCCATTTTCTGCGGCATGGGCGCGCTGGCGGCAATTGTGCTCGGGCTGTTTTTTGGTGCAGGTCGAGCAGCCATCAGGGTGTTGCAGGGCAAACCGGCTGCAAGCGAGCCAGAGTTTTTGCGCATCGACCTGAGTGGAAGCTCAACCAAGTTGCGAACCGGCTCTCCGGGTACTGAGCCTCCTAGTTAA
- a CDS encoding N-acetylmuramoyl-L-alanine amidase: MRHHVELSLWEQAERGREALEATPEDSRTRADYTRVMDEFRAVYHTNPADIHAPDSVNAVAELLAEQGRKLHDQKYLKDAIGQYEFLRTQYPGSSLRVPALLAEAQIYENDLHNKKAARATYALFLKKYPGSELAEEARAGLDSLNQERGAGEDGSGNSKRTGSNPSVALSPTHRNVDTSASAGSFAPMPTTGAADRVEPAPSANASGDTAAALDSAGVPSQAVPMHVANARARRHGQLALVTGIRHWSTPTYTRVAIDLGDDVTYEAARVPNPDRIYFDLHGTKLAPGLAGKSFAVTDDGFLKRIRAAQFSNDMTRVVLDVNDVTEYSAFLLPNPYRLIIDIHGGKPGSGESGAQNTEVAANGSAPAPAAAVVTQPTASRPVPNTVAEKTANAADVADLSALPGRVDATAQPTSQPISAVVKESANSTKNADRRLRHRKVETPGTPARAAIPTADGETSLVRALGLKIGRIVIDAGHGGHDSGTLGVGGIEEKDIVLDVALRLGKLLHDRLGAEIIYTRSDDTFIPLETRTAIANKAQADLFISIHANSSSDPDARGVETYYLNFTTQPDALEVAARENAVSDQSIHQLSDLVKKITLKDKIDESREFAADVQQSLYDGLRKGNAGLKNRGVKKAPFVVLIGANMPSILAEISFVTNPEDAEKLQEPAYRERVAESLYRGVAKYESGLSGTRIKMERASAN, from the coding sequence ATGCGGCATCATGTGGAGTTAAGTCTGTGGGAGCAGGCCGAGCGCGGGCGTGAAGCGTTGGAGGCGACTCCTGAAGATAGCCGTACACGTGCCGACTATACACGAGTCATGGACGAATTTCGTGCTGTCTATCACACGAATCCTGCGGACATACATGCACCGGACAGCGTGAACGCAGTGGCTGAGTTGCTGGCCGAGCAAGGCCGCAAGCTGCACGATCAGAAATATTTGAAAGATGCCATCGGACAATACGAGTTTTTGCGGACGCAGTATCCCGGCAGCTCACTCCGCGTGCCTGCGCTGCTGGCCGAGGCGCAGATCTACGAGAACGATCTGCACAACAAGAAAGCCGCACGGGCAACCTATGCGTTGTTCCTGAAGAAGTATCCAGGAAGCGAGTTGGCCGAGGAGGCTCGTGCAGGGCTCGATTCTTTGAATCAGGAACGTGGGGCTGGAGAAGATGGATCAGGGAACAGCAAACGAACAGGTTCGAACCCTTCAGTTGCTCTGAGCCCCACTCATCGCAATGTAGATACGAGTGCTAGTGCGGGTTCATTTGCTCCGATGCCTACAACCGGCGCAGCCGATCGCGTCGAACCAGCCCCCTCTGCGAATGCCAGCGGCGATACGGCTGCAGCGCTTGACTCTGCAGGTGTCCCTTCGCAAGCCGTTCCCATGCATGTTGCCAACGCTCGTGCGCGACGCCATGGGCAGTTGGCGCTGGTCACAGGCATTCGGCATTGGTCTACGCCAACCTACACACGAGTAGCCATTGACCTGGGGGACGATGTGACATACGAGGCGGCACGCGTGCCCAATCCCGATCGCATCTACTTCGACCTGCACGGGACGAAGCTTGCTCCGGGTTTGGCGGGCAAAAGTTTTGCTGTTACGGATGATGGTTTTCTGAAACGGATTCGCGCGGCGCAATTCTCGAATGACATGACCCGCGTCGTGCTCGATGTGAACGATGTGACGGAGTATTCAGCGTTTCTGTTGCCGAATCCTTATCGGCTGATTATCGATATTCACGGAGGCAAGCCCGGGAGCGGAGAGTCGGGCGCTCAAAATACCGAGGTGGCCGCTAATGGCTCTGCGCCTGCTCCTGCAGCTGCTGTGGTGACGCAGCCGACAGCGAGCCGTCCTGTGCCGAACACCGTTGCCGAGAAGACCGCAAACGCGGCCGATGTGGCTGATCTAAGCGCGCTGCCGGGACGTGTGGATGCAACTGCACAGCCAACATCGCAGCCTATCTCGGCGGTTGTAAAAGAGTCCGCTAATTCGACGAAAAATGCGGATCGCCGCCTGAGGCATCGAAAAGTTGAGACTCCCGGAACTCCTGCTCGGGCAGCCATACCGACTGCTGACGGTGAAACTTCATTGGTACGCGCGCTTGGCCTGAAGATTGGGCGTATTGTGATCGATGCAGGTCATGGGGGACACGATTCAGGCACGTTGGGCGTGGGCGGCATTGAAGAAAAGGATATTGTGCTTGACGTTGCACTACGGCTGGGAAAATTGCTTCACGATCGTCTCGGCGCAGAAATCATCTACACTCGCTCTGACGATACGTTCATCCCGCTCGAGACTCGAACCGCTATTGCGAACAAGGCGCAGGCGGATCTATTCATCTCGATTCATGCCAACTCTTCGTCCGATCCCGATGCGCGCGGAGTCGAGACCTACTACCTGAACTTCACGACGCAGCCGGATGCTCTGGAAGTGGCAGCACGAGAGAACGCAGTCAGCGATCAGTCAATTCACCAATTGAGCGATCTGGTCAAGAAAATCACTCTTAAGGACAAGATCGACGAATCGCGGGAGTTTGCCGCCGACGTGCAACAGAGCCTCTATGATGGCCTGCGTAAAGGAAACGCTGGTCTGAAAAATCGTGGCGTGAAGAAGGCTCCATTTGTGGTGCTGATCGGCGCAAACATGCCATCTATCCTGGCTGAGATCTCCTTTGTCACCAATCCTGAAGATGCAGAAAAGCTTCAGGAGCCCGCATACCGCGAGCGAGTTGCCGAGAGCCTCTATCGTGGCGTGGCCAAGTATGAGTCCGGTTTGAGCGGAACGCGGATCAAGATGGAGAGAGCGAGTGCAAACTAG